The Pseudomonadota bacterium DNA window GATACGCGGCCAGCGCAGTTCCCGGATCACGGCGGCCGCCATGCTGTCACCGTTGCCGGAAAGCACCGCCAGCAGGTCGTGCCAGCCGGTCGCGACGCTGCCATTGAGCAGGCCATAGGCCGCGCTGCCCGCGGCCAGTGCCAGCAGCAGGGAGAACAGTGCCAGGCCGCGCATCAGCCGTCGTGCCCCGTGGCCGCTGGCGCGGGCTGCGGCGCCGTCATCGCAGGCTGATCACCGGCCAGTCCCGCGCCCGCGCATGCGCCTCGAGGATCTCGTCGGGATCCACCGCCGTCGGCCAGGTGACCCGGGACAACAGCGGCAGGTCGTTGTGCGAATCGCTGTAGAAACTGCTGTCCTCCAGGGTAAGACGGCGGCCCGCCAGCCAGCCCTCCAGCACCCGGACCTTGCCGTCCTGGAAACAGGGGATGCCGGCGACAGCGCCGGTATAGCGCGGGCCGGCCATTGCCGGCTCGGTGGCAAGCAGATGCTCGACGCCGTAGAGATCGGCGATCGGGCGCGTGATGAAGCTGTTGGTGGCGGTGATGATCACCAGCGTGTCGCCGCGTTCGCGATGTCGGGTGATCAGCTGACGCGCCTTGGGCAGCAGGATGGGGACGATCTTTTCCTCGATGTACCTGGTACGCCAGTCCCGGAGCTGCGTGGGATCGTGTTCCGCCAGCGGCCGCAGCTGGAAGGCCAGGAATTCGTGGATATCCAGTTCGCCGACCTTGTACTGGTCGTAAAAACGCCGGTTCGCCTGTTCGTAGTGCGCGCCGTCGACGATACCCTGCTCGACCAGGAAACAGCCCCAGAGGTAGTCGCTGTCACCCGCGATCAGCGTGTTGTCGAGATCGAACAGTGCAATGCCCACATGAAAGCTCCGGCCGCCGCAGGTCACCAAGCATACACGAACGCGCCGCGCCGGCATGCGCGTGCCCGTGTGCCGATTTGCCAGAAATTGCGGCCTATGGGAGAATCATTTGCATTCGCGGTCGCGAGCGGGTTTTAGTAAGTGATTGATCCGGATGGGTTCAGGCCAAACGTCGGCATCATACTGTCCAACAGCAGCGGGCAGTTGCTGTGGGCGCGCCGCGCCGGCCAGGATGCCTGGCAGTTCCCGCAGGGCGGGATGCGCTCCGACGAAACCCCGACCGAGGCGATGTACCGCGAACTCGGTGAAGAGATCGGGCTCACCCCCGGCGATGTCGAGGTCATGGGTACCACGCGCGGCTGGCTGCGCTACCGCCTGCCGCGACGCTATATCCGCCACGCCAGCCGGCCGCTCTGCATCGGCCAGAAGCAGGTAT harbors:
- a CDS encoding HAD family hydrolase produces the protein MGIALFDLDNTLIAGDSDYLWGCFLVEQGIVDGAHYEQANRRFYDQYKVGELDIHEFLAFQLRPLAEHDPTQLRDWRTRYIEEKIVPILLPKARQLITRHRERGDTLVIITATNSFITRPIADLYGVEHLLATEPAMAGPRYTGAVAGIPCFQDGKVRVLEGWLAGRRLTLEDSSFYSDSHNDLPLLSRVTWPTAVDPDEILEAHARARDWPVISLR
- a CDS encoding RNA pyrophosphohydrolase, which encodes MIDPDGFRPNVGIILSNSSGQLLWARRAGQDAWQFPQGGMRSDETPTEAMYRELGEEIGLTPGDVEVMGTTRGWLRYRLPRRYIRHASRPLCIGQKQVWFLLRILCTDRSVCLDRCARPEFDRWRWVDYWHPLSEVVAFKRKVYRQALKELAPLLFPEGIPDLPAGREN